In Cynocephalus volans isolate mCynVol1 chromosome 3, mCynVol1.pri, whole genome shotgun sequence, one DNA window encodes the following:
- the LOC134373099 gene encoding galactoside alpha-(1,2)-fucosyltransferase 2-like has translation MASTQAPFSFPMTHVILFVFTASTIFHLQQRLAKIQPTWELQALETQSPAHGQPSGMWTINAIGRLGNQMGEYATLYALAKMNGRPAFIPAQMHSTLAPIFKITLPVLHSSTAGRIRWWNYHLNDWMEDRYRHIPGQYVRFTGYPCSWTFYHHLRREILQEFTLHDHVREEAQAFLRGLRVNGSRPSTFVGVHVRRGDYVQVMPRVWKGVVADRRYLEQALGWFRARYSSPVFVVTSNGMAWCRENINDSRGDVVFAGNGIESSPGKDFALLTQCNHTIMTIGTFGIWAAYLTGGETIYLANYTLPDSPFLKVFKPEAAFLPEWVGIAADLSPLLKH, from the coding sequence ATGGCCAGCACTCAGGCGCCTTTCTCCTTTCCCATGACCCACGTCATCCTCTTTGTCTTCACGGCTTCCACCATATTTCACCTGCAGCAGCGGCTAGCGAAGATTCAGCCCACGTGGGAGTTGCAGGCGCTGGAAACGCAGAGCCCCGCGCACGGCCAGCCCAGCGGGATGTGGACGATCAATGCGATAGGTCGACTGGGGAACCAGATGGGCGAGTACGCCACGCTGTACGCCCTGGCCAAGATGAACGGGCGGCCCGCCTTCATCCCGGCCCAGATGCACAGCACGCTGGCCCCCATCTTCAAAATCACCCTCCCCGTCCTGCACAGCAGCACGGCCGGCAGGATCCGGTGGTGGAACTACCACCTGAACGACTGGATGGAGGACCGGTACCGCCACATCCCGGGGCAGTACGTCCGCTTCACGGGCTACCCCTGCTCCTGGACCTTCTACCACCACCTCCGCCGCGAGATCCTCCAGGAGTTCACCCTGCACGACCACGTGCGCGAGGAGGCCCAGGCGTTTCTGCGGGGTCTGCGAGTGAACGGGAGCCGGCCAAGCACCTTTGTGGGGGTCCATGTTCGGCGGGGGGACTACGTTCAGGTCATGCCAAGGGTGTGGAAGGGTGTGGTGGCTGACCGACGGTACCTGGAGCAGGCTCTGGGCTGGTTCCGGGCTCGTTACAGCTCCCCTGTCTTCGTGGTCACCAGCAACGGCATGGCCTGGTGTCGGGAGAACATCAATGACTCCCGTGGTGATGTGGTGTTTGCTGGCAACGGCATTGAGAGCTCACCTGGCAAGGACTTTGCGCTGCTTACGCAGTGTAACCACACCATCATGACTATTGGGACATTTGGGATCTGGGCTGCCTACCTCACTGGTGGAGAGACCATCTACCTTGCCAATTACACCCTCCCAGACTCTCCCTTCCTCAAAGTCTTCAAGCCAGAGGCAGCATTTCTGCCCGAGTGGGTGGGGATAGCAGCAGACCTGTCCCCTTTACTCAAGCACTAA
- the MAMSTR gene encoding MEF2-activating motif and SAP domain-containing transcriptional regulator, with the protein MTLRSQIIRSKFRSVLQLRIHRRNHDSILDPNPWISAPALAPASPSGPAPFLFNPGVLLSEPEYCPWRSPKKESLKISQHWKETKPRGNLTYHQYMPPEPRQGSRAGPQAEGSALGPPRPPVWEGTNSQQLHTRMKPTPLTPSPPGVPSPSPPPHKLELQTLKLEELTVSELRQQLRLRGLPVSGTKSMLLERMRGGAPPRERLKPRREDTAAGASWTYLRPKAPGTARRQGMVKPRPLSHKPPLPRAVDTLVTAPVPAPAPALIPSSAPASAALTLEEELQEAIRRAQLLPNRGIDDILEDQMEPDDPLPPIPLDFPGSFDVLSPSPDSEGLSSVFSSSLPSPTNSPSLSPRGPTDSLDWLEALSGSPPLDSGPPAPSIFSADFSDSSGTRLWDLLEDRW; encoded by the exons ATGACCCTGCGCTCCCAAATCATTCGCTCCAAGTTCCGATCTG TCCTCCAGCTTCGGATCCACAGACGGAATCACGACTCAA TCTTGGATCCCAATCCGTGGATCTCAGCCCCAGCTCTGGCCCCAGCCTCACCCTCAGGCCCGGCCCCTTTCCTCTTCAACCCTGGGGTTCTGCTCTCTGAGCCAGAATATTGCCCTTGGAGGTCTCCGAAGAAG GAGTCTCTCAAGATCTCCCAACATTGGAAGGAGACCAAGCCCAGGGGAAACTTGACATACCACCAGTACATGCCCCCAGAGCCAAGACAAGGGTCCAGGGCTGGCCCCCAAGCCGAGGGATCTGCCCTGGGTCCCCCCAGGCCACCTGTGTGGGAAGGGACAAACTCACAGCAACTACATACTAG GATGAAGCCCActcccctcactccctccccaccAGGAGTTCCCAGCCCCTCGCCCCCTCCACACAAGTTGGAACTTCAGACCCTTAAACTGGAGGAACTGACG GTTTCAGAGCTCCGGCAGCAGCTGCGCCTGCGGGGCCTCCCGGTGTCGGGGACCAAGTCGATGCTTCTGGAGCGCATGCGCGGCGGCGCCCCGCCCCGTGAGCGGCTGAAGCCGAGGCGCGAGGATACTGCCGCGGGTGCTTCTTGGACGTACCTCAGACCCAAGGCCCCGGGAACCGCCCGGCGGCAGGGCATG GTCAAGCCAAGACCATTGTCTCACAAGCCACCTCTTCCGCGTGCCGTGGATACCCTTGTGACGGCTCCGGTTCCGGCTCCAGCTCCAGCCCTGATCCCTTCCTCAGCACCGGCCTCAGCAGCCTTGACTCTGGAGGAGGAGCTCCAGGAAGCGATCCGGAGGGCACAG TTGCTTCCGAATCGGGGCATCGATGACATCCTGGAGGATCAGATGGAACCTGATG ACCCGCTGCCCCCTATCCCCCTGGATTTCCCCGGATCCTTCGATGTGCTATCCCCCTCCCCGGACTCTGAAGGCCTTTCATCTGTCTTCTCCTCTTCACTCCCGTCCCCTACGaactccccatccctctctcccaggGGCCCCACAGACTCCTTGGACTGGCTGGAGGCCCTGAGTGGGAGTCCTCCGCTGGACTCTggccccccagcccccagcatctTCTCTGCTGACTTCTCTGACTCCAGTGGCACCCGGCTGTGGGACCTGCTGGAGGATCGATGGTGA